Proteins encoded together in one Chryseobacterium taklimakanense window:
- a CDS encoding alanine dehydrogenase encodes MSGTIFTPFKEEDLLPKEEKLEVVKKGKKFTIGIPKETCLNERRTCITPDAVQVLALNGHEIIIESEAGKGSFFTDQQYSEAGARITSDPKEAFGQDLVLKINPPTDEEIEYLKPDAYLVSALQINLRDKEYFKRLGERKVNAIAFEFIVDDYEQLALVRLIGEIAGTTSVLYASELLALSNGLMLGGITGIRPTEVVIIGAGIVGEFATKAAIGLGANVRIFDNSLSKLRRLHTLIDARVPTSIIDPKELSKSLRRADVVIAALPRMCQCPVVTEDMVLKMKKGSVIIDVTIDNGKAIETSELTTLDNPYFIKHGVIHCALPNITSRIPRTTTKAISNFFLSYLLNYDEEGGFANMLIHKKQMKDSLYMYKGRHTNKAICERFDLTYHDINLLIF; translated from the coding sequence ATGAGCGGAACGATTTTCACCCCTTTTAAGGAAGAAGATTTATTACCAAAGGAAGAAAAACTGGAGGTCGTAAAAAAAGGAAAAAAATTCACCATCGGAATACCGAAGGAAACCTGCCTGAATGAGCGCAGGACATGCATAACCCCAGATGCAGTGCAGGTTTTGGCATTAAACGGCCACGAAATCATCATAGAATCTGAAGCCGGAAAAGGCTCTTTTTTTACCGACCAGCAATACTCCGAAGCTGGTGCGAGAATTACCAGCGACCCAAAGGAAGCTTTCGGACAGGATCTTGTTCTGAAAATCAATCCGCCGACCGATGAAGAAATTGAATATCTGAAACCTGATGCTTACTTGGTTTCGGCTCTGCAGATCAATCTGCGAGATAAGGAATATTTTAAAAGGCTTGGTGAAAGAAAAGTCAATGCCATCGCCTTTGAATTTATTGTGGATGATTACGAGCAACTGGCTTTGGTAAGACTCATCGGCGAAATTGCCGGGACGACTTCGGTACTTTATGCATCTGAACTTTTGGCACTTTCAAACGGGCTGATGCTGGGCGGAATTACCGGCATACGCCCCACAGAAGTGGTGATTATAGGTGCGGGAATTGTGGGCGAATTTGCTACTAAAGCGGCCATCGGTTTAGGGGCAAATGTGCGGATTTTCGACAATTCACTTTCAAAATTAAGAAGACTTCATACCCTGATCGATGCCCGGGTACCAACTTCAATTATAGATCCAAAGGAACTGTCAAAGAGCTTAAGGCGTGCTGATGTCGTGATCGCCGCATTACCGAGAATGTGCCAGTGTCCTGTGGTAACGGAAGATATGGTTCTGAAAATGAAGAAAGGCAGCGTAATTATCGATGTAACCATCGACAACGGAAAGGCGATTGAGACCTCTGAACTGACGACGCTGGATAACCCGTATTTTATAAAACATGGTGTCATTCACTGTGCTTTGCCAAATATCACTTCCAGAATTCCACGCACGACAACGAAGGCGATTTCAAACTTTTTCCTTTCTTATCTTTTAAATTATGATGAGGAAGGAGGCTTCGCTAATATGCTGATCCACAAAAAACAAATGAAAGACAGTCTCTACATGTACAAGGGCCGCCACACCAACAAAGCGATATGTGAAAGGTTTGATCTCACCTACCACGACATCAATCTTTTGATTTTTTAA